One stretch of Dissulfurimicrobium hydrothermale DNA includes these proteins:
- a CDS encoding sulfite exporter TauE/SafE family protein, protein MKVEFWGQEFEANLFIGCIGGFLIAIMSSMFGFGGGPFIVPLMTVGMGLPMYIVVGSSLLAIFFNTLMGTIRHYQFGNFDLILFLSMFPAALLGGYIGPQIAKRVSPLMVKRIAVVGLLLLALNLLNIF, encoded by the coding sequence AGGAATTTGAGGCCAATCTCTTTATCGGTTGTATCGGCGGCTTTTTGATTGCCATTATGTCTTCCATGTTTGGTTTCGGCGGCGGGCCTTTCATAGTGCCACTTATGACTGTCGGCATGGGACTTCCGATGTACATTGTTGTCGGGAGTTCGCTCCTTGCCATCTTTTTTAACACACTTATGGGTACTATAAGGCACTATCAGTTCGGAAATTTTGATCTCATACTCTTTTTATCGATGTTCCCTGCGGCATTACTTGGGGGTTATATAGGTCCACAGATAGCCAAAAGGGTGAGCCCTTTAATGGTAAAAAGGATTGCGGTTGTAGGGCTTTTGCTCCTGGCGCTGAATCTTTTGAACATATTTTAG